One Fusarium poae strain DAOMC 252244 chromosome 4, whole genome shotgun sequence DNA window includes the following coding sequences:
- a CDS encoding hypothetical protein (TransMembrane:3 (o91-111i239-258o382-407i)~BUSCO:28488at5125) — MAEHFKLLGSLPDSSLFSFPPTNAPAPIAPVDVPTSIMRPFNIPEHWFTAALDAKVPLTIAILYAVTVKSLNIYNKSNGKKPWAISKTRPFFAFVVLHNVFLCVYSAWTFWGMLSGMRRSIQNPTGPQGLAGTADSFCRLHGASGLGNSVYYNETSSSFVSATEHAAIVNGLPSGTVGGRMWNEGLAFYGWIFYLSKFYEVLDTFIILAKGKLSSTLQTYHHAGAMLCMWAGMRYMSAPIWQFVLINSFIHSLMYFYYTLTAFSIRVPTPIKRSLTTMQITQFIVGASNTIAYSFISYKVPVAIIQKLAAPAYATTAAPDASQETAVDGAVESIKKFIWGAAEGAAAPGAAPVASQAVTSEAFTAETQYITQPCIMTTGETFAIWLNVLYLAPLTYLFVSFFIASYVKRSNAASKKTHNVNANIALAEKAGWDAAKGIEKEIYDGANTANGSSADEASRASTPKKANGKSRRKA, encoded by the exons ATGGCCGAGCATTTCAAGCTGCTGGGCTCTTTGCCCGACTCGAGCCTTTTCAGCTTCCCTCCCACCAATGCGCCTGCTCCCATTGCGCCTGTCGATGTACCGACTTCGATTATGCGCCCCTTCAACATCCCTGAGCACTGGTTCACTGCTGCTCTCGACGCCAAGGTTCCTTTGACTATCGCTATCCTCTATGCCGTCACTGTCAAGAGTCTTAACATCTACAACAAGTCCAACGGCAAGAAGCCATGGGCTATCAGCAAAACCAGGCCATTCTTCGCCTTTGTCGTTCTCCACAACGTCTTCCTCTGTGTCTACTCTGCTTGGACTTTCTGGGGCATGTTGAGCGGCATGAGAAGAAGCATTCAAAACCCCACAGGTCCTCAGGGTCTTGCTGGTACCGCTGATAGCTTCTGTCGTCTGCATGGTGCTTCTGGTCTTGGCAACTCAGTGTACTACAACGAGACATCGAGTTCGTTCGTTTCTGCTACTGAGCACGCCGCCATTGTTAATGGCCTTCCCAGTGGAACTGTCGGCGGTCGTATGTGGAACGAGGGTTTGGCTTTCTATGGTTGGATCTTCTATCTCAGCAAGTTCTACGAGGTTCTCGACACTTTCATCATTCTCGCCAAGGGCAAGCTCAGTTCTACTCTCCAGACCTACCACCACGCTGGAGCCATGCTCTGCATGTGGGCTGGCATGCGTTACATGTCGGCTCCCATCTGGCAGTTTGTTCTCATTAACTCCTTTATTCACTCCCTTATG TACTTCTACTACACACTCACTGCTTTCTCAATCCGGGTTCCTACCCCCATCAAGCGATCACTCACCACGATGCAAATCACCCAGTTCATTGTTGGCGCTAGCAACACCATTGCCTACTCGTTTATTTCTTACAAGGTTCCTGTCGCTATTATCCAGAAGCTCGCCGCTCCTGCATATGCCACCACAGCTGCTCCCGATGCAAGCCAAGAGACTGCTGTTGACGGAGCTGTTGAATCCATCAAAAAGTTCATCTGGGGTGCTGCTGAGGGCGCCGCTGCTCCAGGTGCTGCCCCTGTTGCATCCCAGGCTGTCACTTCTGAGGCTTTCACTGCCGAGACGCAATACATTACTCAGCCCTGCATCATGACCACAGGCGAAACTTTTGCTATTTGGCTTAACGTGCTGTACCTTGCTCCTCTGACCTACCTGTTTGTCAGTTTCTTCATCGCAAGCTATGTTAAGCGCAGCAACGCTGCCAGCAAGAAGACTCATAATGTCAACGCCAACATCGCTCTTGCAGAGAAGGCCGGCTGGGATGCTGCTAAGGGCATTGAGAAGGAGATCTATGATGGTGCGAACACGGCCAACGGTTCCTCGGCTGACGAGGCTTCGCGGGCCTCTACACCTAAGAAGGCCAACGGCAAGTCGCGACGGAAGGCCTAA